In the Malaya genurostris strain Urasoe2022 chromosome 1, Malgen_1.1, whole genome shotgun sequence genome, one interval contains:
- the LOC131435150 gene encoding ATP synthase mitochondrial F1 complex assembly factor 1-like: MALQLWNRPLKHILRVTTCKLLPPVAAFRSFRMSARQRSEKVLEQLKESNPYFGKYAKKIAAVQESSPEQFLARLESVEKQKSNTKPGGSEQLRDYSELFNPKVPVSNRPKEEAAFKKLSDIMKVDLIEQKSADEIKEIWLQYHLGKEVISAAIPVEQYDLMMARAKKYPIFILPMPRSQGYEFIMLQFFANTVHFTPLINYQVHKENAPECLNVVMYTELREKGLVLMRGEYDSKVISGQEAQCLANQLQLYYSQHNQSKLALLEAFTNQPDKFKHMDVIEELNNLKIVG; this comes from the exons ATGGCTTTACAGCTGTGGAACCGTCCGCTGAAGCATATCCTGCGTGTGACAACCTGCAAACTTCTACCGCCCGTTGCTGCATTCCGGTCGTTCAGAATGAGTGCTCGGCAGCGCTCCGAAAAAGTCCTGGAACAGCTGAAGGAATCAAACCCATATTTTGGAAAATATGCGAAAAAAATAGCCGCCGTTCAGGAGAGCTCGCCGGAGCAGTTTCTGGCCAGGCTGGAAAGTGTTGAAAAGCAGAAAAGCAATACCAAACCGGGCGGTTCCGAACAGCTACGAGATTATTCGGAACTGTTCAATCCCAAAGTTCCGGTTAGCAATCGTCCGAAGGAGGAGGCAGCTTTCAAGAAGTTGAGTGATATTATGAAGGTGGACTTGATTGAACAGAAGAGCGCCGACGAAATAAAGGAAATATGGTTGCAGTATCACCTGGGTAAGGAAGTCATATCGGCGGCTATTCCCGTCGAGCAGTACGATCTGATGATGGCAAGAGCGAAGAAATATCCGATTTTTATTCTTCCGATGCCAAGAAGTCAGGGATACGAGTTTATCATGCTGCAGTTTTTCGCAAATACAGTTCATTTCACGCCTTTGATTAACTATCAG GTCCACAAGGAAAACGCACCGGAATGCTTGAACGTTGTCATGTACACTGAGCTTCGCGAAAAAGGTCTAGTTCTGATGCGAGGAGAGTACGACAGCAAGGTAATTTCCGGTCAAGAGGCTCAGTGTTTGGCAAACCAGCTTCAGCTGTATTACAGTCAGCATAACCAGAGCAAATTGGCCTTGCTGGAAGCGTTTACCAATCAGCCAGACAAATTCAAACACATGGATGTCATCGAAGAATTGAACAATTTAAAGATTGTTGGTTAA